The following are from one region of the Lacinutrix sp. Bg11-31 genome:
- the folK gene encoding 2-amino-4-hydroxy-6-hydroxymethyldihydropteridine diphosphokinase, translating into MDSQKIYISIGSNKGDKFKNLQAAVDAIHLKIGTIKIISKVFKTPALGFDGDDFFNACLLVESYLKPNKILKELLAIETDLGRVRTIKQGYESRTIDLDVLFIDETLIDTKSLKVPHPELHNRKFVLEPLHHIASKFKHPVLGKQISVLLAECEDKSVLEPINIWLKNPSKQHDFSKYNYIAIEGNIGAGKTSLVTKIAQDYNAKLILERFADNPFLPKFYEDAQRYAFTLEMSFLADRYQQISDDLSQLDLFKDFIVSDYDIFKSLIFSKITLNQDEFKLYRKLFYLMYKDIAKPELYVYLYQNTERLKENIKKRGRKYEQNIDSDYLDKINSGYLDFLKTQTDFNVKIIDISNRDFVKNREDYLFVLDAICGDN; encoded by the coding sequence ATGGATTCACAAAAAATTTACATATCTATAGGAAGCAATAAAGGCGACAAATTTAAGAATTTGCAAGCTGCTGTGGACGCTATTCATTTAAAAATTGGGACTATTAAAATAATATCGAAAGTTTTTAAAACACCAGCTTTGGGTTTTGATGGTGATGATTTTTTTAATGCATGTTTGTTAGTCGAAAGTTATTTGAAACCGAATAAGATTCTAAAGGAATTATTAGCAATAGAAACGGATTTAGGAAGGGTTAGAACTATAAAACAAGGTTATGAGTCTAGAACTATAGATTTAGATGTTTTATTTATAGATGAAACATTAATTGATACTAAATCTCTTAAAGTACCACATCCAGAATTGCACAACCGTAAGTTTGTTTTAGAACCTCTACACCATATCGCATCTAAGTTTAAGCATCCAGTTTTAGGAAAACAAATTTCTGTTTTGTTAGCCGAGTGTGAAGATAAGAGTGTCTTAGAACCAATAAATATTTGGTTAAAAAATCCAAGTAAGCAACACGATTTTTCGAAGTATAACTACATTGCAATTGAAGGAAATATTGGAGCAGGAAAAACAAGTTTGGTTACAAAAATTGCTCAAGATTATAATGCTAAACTTATTTTAGAGCGTTTTGCAGATAATCCATTCTTGCCTAAGTTTTATGAAGATGCGCAACGTTATGCCTTTACTTTAGAGATGTCTTTTCTTGCAGATCGTTACCAGCAAATAAGTGACGACTTATCGCAACTCGATTTATTTAAAGATTTTATTGTAAGTGATTACGATATTTTTAAATCGTTAATTTTCTCTAAAATCACACTAAATCAAGACGAGTTTAAATTATATAGAAAGTTGTTTTACTTAATGTATAAAGATATTGCGAAACCAGAACTCTATGTTTATCTCTATCAAAATACCGAAAGACTTAAAGAGAACATTAAAAAACGTGGTAGAAAATACGAGCAAAATATTGATAGTGATTATCTTGATAAAATTAACTCTGGTTATTTAGATTTTTTAAAAACTCAAACGGACTTTAATGTAAAGATAATAGATATTTCTAATCGTGATTTTGTGAAGAATCGTGAAGATTATTTATTTGTTTTAGATGCTATTTGTGGAGATAATTAA